From a single Apium graveolens cultivar Ventura chromosome 2, ASM990537v1, whole genome shotgun sequence genomic region:
- the LOC141697438 gene encoding uncharacterized protein LOC141697438 gives MDTCHVLLERPWKFDTDVTYKGRDNVTLFKWGSHKISMAPILDFDGDAGHKKSNFSVMSNDDKELDETIKETRGFFPVMVKLLMSVVKEEAIMEEVHELLQDFEELIIDELPNALPPMWDIQHRIDLITGAKLPNLPHYRMSFKENEILREQIDDLLKK, from the coding sequence ATGGATACTTGTCATGTTTTACTTGAACGTCCTTGGAAATTTGACACTGATGTAACGTATAAGGGACGAGATAATGTGACATTGTTTAAGTGGGGAAGTCATAAAATTTCCATGGCCCCCATTCTAGATTTTGATGGTGATGCAGGTCATAAAAAATCTAATTTTTCGGTGATGAGTAATGATGATAAAGAGCTAGATGAAACCATTAAAGAAACAAGGGGTTTCTTCCCTGTAATGGTTAAGTTGTTGATGAGTGTTGTTAAAGAGGAGGCTATTATGGAGGAAGTACATGAGCTTTTGCAGGATTTCGAGGAGCTGATTATAGATGAGTTGCCTAATGCTCTGCCTCCTATGTGGGATATTCAACACCGGATTGATTTGATTACAGGGGCCAAATTACCGAATTTGCCACACTATCGTATGAGTTTCAAGGAGAATGAGATTTTGAGAGAGCAAATTGATGATTTACTAAAGAAATGA
- the LOC141708154 gene encoding CDGSH iron-sulfur domain-containing protein NEET: protein MASITGFSGAGLFSWGVLTPTCKPGNVKLRRTVRVRAESINPEIRKSEEKVVDSVDLTQLSKPITPYCRCWRSKTFPLCDGSHVKHNKATGDNVGPLLLKKQ from the exons ATGGCTTCAATAACAGGCTTTTCTGGTGCTGGGTTATTTTCATGGGGTGTATTAACGCCAACATGTAAGCCTGGAAATGTGAAGTTGAGAAGGACAGTGAGGGTACGAGCAGAAAGTATAAACCCAGAGATAAGAAAGTCAGAGGAGAAAGTGGTCGACTCTGTTGACCTTACCCAACTCTCCAAGCCCATCACTCCTTATTGCAG GTGTTGGAGGTCAAAAACTTTCCCACTGTGTGATGGGAGTCATGTGAAGCACAACAAGGCTACTGGGGATAATGTTGGACCTCTGCTTCTGAAGAAACAGTGA